One segment of Limisphaerales bacterium DNA contains the following:
- a CDS encoding formyltetrahydrofolate deformylase, whose translation MQRYATITVIGRDKTGVIARVTNFLFEQKANIEALEEAVTRGQFSMAIQASWRDGQLKPAILKRGLNTLGKELGMEMRLRLTEPGGKQRMALMVTRESGCPEALLAAFQKKQFNQAEPVVMLGNRPDLKALAQQHKLPFVHIPWADRARAEKKALRILETHEVDFVVLARFMKILSPDFVWRYKNKIINIHPSLLPSFPGPQAYRQAYEHGVKIAGVTAHFVSMQLDEGPVIAQESFPIKSGMTLKQIVAAGQQCEAKTLVKAVKIYLTKRLDVHWGVVKEV comes from the coding sequence ATGCAGCGTTACGCTACCATCACTGTCATTGGCCGGGACAAGACCGGTGTGATTGCGCGGGTCACGAATTTTCTTTTTGAACAAAAAGCAAATATCGAGGCGCTGGAAGAGGCGGTCACACGCGGCCAATTCAGCATGGCCATCCAGGCCTCGTGGCGTGATGGGCAGTTGAAACCCGCCATACTCAAGCGCGGCCTCAACACCTTGGGCAAAGAATTGGGAATGGAAATGCGCCTGCGCCTCACCGAACCGGGAGGCAAACAGCGGATGGCGCTGATGGTCACGCGCGAGTCGGGCTGTCCGGAAGCGTTGCTGGCGGCATTCCAAAAGAAGCAATTCAATCAAGCAGAGCCAGTGGTGATGCTCGGCAATCGTCCTGATCTCAAGGCGTTGGCGCAACAGCACAAGCTCCCCTTCGTACACATCCCGTGGGCTGATCGTGCGCGTGCCGAGAAAAAAGCGCTGCGTATTTTGGAAACGCACGAAGTGGATTTTGTGGTGCTCGCTCGGTTTATGAAAATTCTCTCGCCGGACTTTGTGTGGCGTTACAAAAATAAAATCATCAATATCCACCCCTCGCTGCTGCCGAGTTTTCCCGGACCACAAGCCTATCGGCAAGCGTACGAGCATGGCGTGAAAATCGCGGGCGTCACTGCACATTTCGTGAGCATGCAGCTTGATGAAGGCCCCGTCATTGCGCAGGAAAGTTTCCCTATTAAATCCGGAATGACCCTCAAGCAAATCGTTGCCGCCGGTCAACAATGCGAAGCCAAGACGTTGGTGAAAGCCGTGAAAATTTATCTCACCAAACGCCTCGACGTGCATTGGGGTGTGGTGAAAGAAGTGTAG
- a CDS encoding molybdenum cofactor biosynthesis protein MoaE produces the protein MKTQLTLTPNSIPESTPAMTEGMGAVVTFHGVVRGTEDGELIRAIDYEANEPMVRHQFELIFAAIENQWPVESIHLIHRVGEVMVNDPSLRVEITAPHRAEAFAACQFLIDEMKRKVPIWKRVVR, from the coding sequence ATGAAAACCCAACTCACCCTCACTCCGAACTCAATCCCCGAATCAACACCGGCAATGACCGAAGGCATGGGCGCGGTGGTGACGTTCCATGGCGTGGTGCGCGGAACGGAAGACGGTGAACTCATCCGCGCCATCGACTACGAAGCGAACGAACCTATGGTGCGCCATCAGTTTGAATTAATTTTTGCAGCCATCGAAAACCAATGGCCCGTCGAATCCATCCACTTGATCCATCGCGTGGGCGAGGTGATGGTGAATGACCCATCGCTGCGAGTGGAAATCACCGCCCCTCACCGAGCCGAGGCCTTTGCGGCTTGCCAGTTTTTGATTGATGAAATGAAACGGAAAGTACCGATTTGGAAACGGGTGGTCCGGTAG
- the xth gene encoding exodeoxyribonuclease III has protein sequence MRILSWNVNGLRAAQKKGFADWLGEAQPDILCIQESRALPEQVTPDWPKTYEPHWNPAEKKGYSGVITFTKTPPIKITRGIGIAEHDHEGRVLTTEHDGFFLVNVYVPNAQRTLARLPYRQQWDRDFLAYLKKLERRKPVIFCGDLNVSHKEIDLTNFKANKNNAGFTSEERAGFDAFVAAGFIDTFREFESAGGHYTWWSNRLNARGRNIGWRIDYFLVSKSLKPRLKKAFILPEVMGSDHCPVGVEIG, from the coding sequence GTGAGAATCCTCTCCTGGAACGTCAACGGCCTGCGCGCCGCGCAGAAAAAAGGTTTCGCCGATTGGCTCGGCGAAGCGCAGCCGGATATTCTCTGCATTCAAGAAAGCCGCGCGCTGCCCGAACAAGTAACCCCCGATTGGCCAAAAACTTACGAGCCGCACTGGAATCCTGCCGAGAAAAAAGGCTACTCCGGAGTAATCACCTTCACCAAAACGCCGCCAATAAAAATCACGCGCGGCATCGGTATCGCCGAACACGACCACGAAGGCCGCGTGCTGACCACCGAACACGACGGTTTCTTTTTGGTAAATGTTTATGTGCCTAACGCGCAACGTACTCTCGCGCGGCTGCCGTATCGGCAGCAATGGGATCGCGACTTTCTCGCGTATCTGAAAAAACTCGAACGCCGAAAGCCGGTGATATTTTGTGGCGATCTCAATGTGTCACACAAAGAAATCGATTTAACCAATTTCAAGGCCAACAAAAATAACGCCGGTTTCACTTCCGAAGAACGTGCGGGCTTCGATGCCTTTGTGGCTGCGGGTTTCATTGACACTTTTCGCGAATTCGAATCCGCCGGCGGCCATTACACGTGGTGGAGCAATCGCCTTAACGCTCGCGGCCGAAACATCGGCTGGCGGATTGATTATTTTTTGGTTTCAAAAAGCCTGAAACCACGGTTGAAAAAGGCATTCATTTTGCCCGAGGTAATGGGTTCGGACCACTGCCCCGTAGGGGTTGAGATTGGGTAG